In Lodderomyces elongisporus chromosome 1, complete sequence, a genomic segment contains:
- the ubx2 gene encoding UBX domain protein Ubx2 yields the protein MDEQIPTFLAVTGVEDEAVAKQFLEITGGNLDMAVTLYMESGQQGNTGNASGTSGVSHNLDDEAYAKQLQEQAYGASAQDNVREADANVHRHETLMDSFGPGPSMFGQMQRQADLFGQRQQGIFHQGFDFTNRASRSINSYNAYDDDIDDEDPEEEEDEEEGEGEEEEGEDYEFNYGNGNVNGGIDYEDAEYGHQNRGNHHDIQILDSDDDDDDSDNQENIIRPTRTVGRRRRLRNQRDSNLTSVQRRLANLFRPPFDIISVLTIDQARAVAKTENKWILVNIQDSSEFQSQVLNRDFWSNARIKQIVKDEFIFLQYQKDSFDGESYVNFYHVEQMPHIAILDPLTGERVYKWKEGEVPQVENWISDVDQFLTEFSLAPGSSNPIVKHERKIDPDSLTEEQQIELAMKQSVMDNNANNGTTIDKAISLDSDSDIDSINDNDAREEERDDDYDDDDDDGDDNDNYNDGEKSNTRGFQENDDLAKKSTPLKPSDPFDAIVPQNHSEPAEGAITRVQIRFPNGKRLVRKLAMHDKVVVLFEWLKYVLQDSAEEYGLDIGQGNRFVLSNSSNKAFKFIENLQATIEDANLKNASILLEKD from the coding sequence ATGGATGAACAAATTCCAACATTTTTGGCAGTTACAGGAGTAGAGGATGAAGCAGTGGCAAAGCAATTTCTAGAAATCACTGGTGGTAATCTAGACATGGCGGTCACTTTGTACATGGAATCTGGCCAGCAGGGAAATACAGGTAACGCATCCGGCACTTCTGGTGTGCTGCACAATCTAGATGACGAAGCATATGCGAAACAACTACAAGAACAAGCTTATGGTGCCTCAGCCCAGGATAACGTGCGTGAAGCTGATGCAAATGTGCACAGACACGAAACATTGATGGACTCATTTGGTCCAGGACCAAGTATGTTTGGTCAAATGCAGAGACAAGCCGACTTGTTTGGACAAAGACAGCAAGGTATATTCCATCAAGGATTTGACTTTACCAACCGCGCATCGCGCTCCATTAATTCCTATAACGCATATGATGAcgatattgatgatgaagaccccgaagaggaagaagatgaagaagaaggcgagggagaagaagaggaagggGAGGACTACGAATTTAATTATGGTAATGGTAATGTTAATGGTGGTATAGATTATGAAGATGCCGAATACGGACATCAAAACCGAGGCAACCACCATGATATACAAATCTTGGActctgatgatgatgatgatgattcgGACAATCAAGAAAATATTATTCGACCAACAAGAACTGTTGGTAGACGGAGGCGACTTCGAAATCAACGAGATTCAAATTTAACATCTGTGCAACGAAGACTCGCTAACTTATTCCGTCCACCATTTGACATTATAAGTGTCCTCACAATAGACCAGGCTCGAGCCGTTGCCAAGACAGAGAATAAATGGATTCTTGTCAATATCCAGGATTCTTCTGAGTTCCAATCACAAGTGCTAAATCGTGATTTCTGGTCCAATGCAAGAATAAAGCAAATAGTTAAAGATGAATTCATTTTCTTGCAATATCAAAAGGATTCATTTGATGGAGAGTCATACGTTAACTTTTATCATGTTGAGCAAATGCCTCATATTGCTATCTTAGATCCCTTGACGGGTGAAAGAGTTTATAAATGGAAAGAGGGCGAGGTGCCACAAGTTGAAAATTGGATTAGTGATGTCGATCAATTCTTGACAGAATTTTCCTTGGCCCCAGGGTCGAGCAACCCCATTGTAAAGcacgaaagaaaaattgatcCTGATAGTTTGACTGAAGAGCAGCAGATCGAATTGGCTATGAAACAAAGCGTTATGGACAACAATGCAAACAACGGTACAACCATTGATAAAGCAATTTCACTTGATTCGGATAGTGATATTGACAGTattaatgataatgatgcgcgagaagaagaacgtgatgatgattatgacgatgacgatgacgatggtgatgataatgataattaTAATGATGGAGAAAAAAGCAATACTCGAGGTTTTCAAGAAAATGACGACTTGGCTAAGAAAAGCACACCATTAAAACCACTGGACCCATTCGATGCTATAGTCCCTCAAAACCATTCCGAGCCTGCTGAAGGTGCCATTACAAGAGTACAAATTCGATTTCCCAATGGTAAACGACTTGTTCGGAAACTTGCAATGCATGATAAAGTAGTTGTCCTATTTGAATGGTTGAAATATGTTTTGCAAGATTCAGCAGAGGAATATGGATTAGATATTGGGCAAGGTAATAGATTCGTTCTTTCAAATAGCTCGAACAAGGCATTCAAATTTATAG
- the TPK2_2 gene encoding cAMP-dependent protein kinase catalytic subunit: MEQFEQYEKGGLLKNRYSKVSDISEGSYGLVSVAKDTKRDNLLVAVKYIYPIDYKKNQKKDHTKTGKSITGATTERPNSSPARLKSPAQIAQFSKQKESPIDELVEDPSAVFDSLKDEAQKEIKIHEILGDHPNISKLYDHFDSCLVLEFCSRGDLYEAIHKGNGPATTSDIKDVFHQIVNAVDFCHSKGVYHRDLKPENILIAEDWSVKLCDWGLATTTKVITDRKEFNVGSERYMAPELFDPEIESYDASKVDIWSLGVILLTLVFHKNPFQIANYSDKRFLQFVNNREALFDFFSTMSGDLFSVLRFSLTMDPGNRDLNSLDEELSNLRFFTIDEEYEASDYEYEYDEEEEEEEEEEEEEEEEQQQQEVELDAAAEEEEDEEVDITREEIGEEYGADELMVMDSFDEPKAHVKSQPQQLRFLDERNATDEQNSPLSLKAETRAGREIDADTDADADGEGGGNAIPHNHRADALLSLSTRSKPIPIRNQHFKFIRNTRKPLNVASYNQNQNSNVNGRYSNSYGSTKPSFHREDYFTPKSVFNHYMDKYGDNNRGRLGRGNNAEFPKRPPPLRRKRTWKQNFRNKKSTKTGNGAQQTGTEFHGTAFDYRGNNDGHYHVSSDSHNHYTANRRKSRSYSTSKLRRGLVSNGFSNTGSSFNGGYSGLHHAAASSLMATSGTNGSVIGTSVNSNLSNSGKYIPPYLRSPNNVVTSRSPISASLSSGLEHLTLENNISNNININNIASSNSRDHRATGSISNAISKNINNTGYDEVFHLEDDFDETFDQDVVSGETLISSSGELDASSKFTESRGDLFSTSNMEANKSSSSSPNHTSGKDTDHSDSGFGGGPGGGKYIPPFRRASVSQASSKPANGNGVSSNASNSNTFYSTTNATVNSPSHYVGAPKAFNPVLSKERNKNVGSVSITSANAIGSASVSPRNSIPATASGTATVSGSSLACSSASNGLKKLMTGFSQGPATATKDVPFIGKDIISNGVGMDSNGWFPIERKNWSDYDD, translated from the coding sequence ATGGAACAATTCGAACAATATGAGAAAGGAGGGCTACTAAAAAACCGATACTCCAAAGTAAGCGACATCAGTGAAGGCTCGTATGGCTTGGTCTCGGTGGCTAAAGATACCAAGAGAGACAATCTACTTGTTGCTGTCAAGTATATATACCCGATTGATTATaagaaaaaccaaaaaaaagatcatACAAAGACAGGCAAATCAATTACGGGCGCTACTACCGAAAGACCAAATTCAAGTCCTGCTCGTCTTAAATCACCAGCGCAAATAGCTCAATTttccaaacaaaaagaaagcccAATTGATGAGCTTGTAGAAGATCCTAGCGCTGTCTTTGATAGCTTAAAGGATGAAGCACAAAAAGAGATCAAAATCCATGAGATATTAGGTGACCACCCAAACATTTCTAAGCTATATGACCATTTTGATTCGTGCTTAGTTTTGGAGTTTTGTTCAAGGGGTGACTTGTATGAAGCTATACATAAAGGAAATGGTCCCGCAACAACACTGGACATCAAGGATGTTTTCCACCAGATTGTTAACGCAGTTGACTTTTGTCATTCCAAAGGAGTGTACCATCGTGATTTGAAGCCAGAAAATATTCTCATTGCTGAGGACTGGAGTGTTAAGCTTTGTGATTGGGGTttggcaacaacaaccaaagtGATCACTGATAGGAAAGAGTTTAATGTCGGTTCCGAAAGATATATGGCTCCAGAGCTCTTTGATCCTGAGATTGAATCTTATGATGCTTCCAAAGTTGATATTTGGTCGTTGGGTGTGATACTCTTGACGTTGGTTTTCCACAAAAATCCTTTCCAAATTGCCAATTACTCAGACAAGAGATTTCTACAATTTGTTAACAATAGAGAAgctctttttgattttttctcGACGATGAGCGGTGACTTATTTTCAGTTTTGAGATTCAGTTTAACAATGGATCCAGGAAATAGGGACTTGAACAGCTTGGATGAAGAGTTATCGAATCTTCGATTCTTTacaattgatgaagaatACGAAGCTAGTGACTATGAATATGAGTACGacgaggaggaggaggaagaagaagaagaagaagaagaagaagaggaggagcagcagcagcaagaAGTAGAATTAGACGCAgcagcagaagaagaagaggatgaagaagttgaTATTACAAGAGAAGAGATTGGGGAAGAATATGGCGCGGATGagttgatggtgatggaTTCTTTTGATGAACCAAAAGCACATGTTAAGTCACAGCCACAGCAACTTAGGTTTTTGGACGAAAGAAATGCAACGGATGAGCAAAATTCTCCGTTGAGCTTAAAAGCAGAAACAAGAGCAGGAAGAGAAATTGATGCAGATACAGATGCCGATGCAGATGGCGAAGGCGGAGGAAATGCAATTCCTCACAATCACCGCGCTGATGCTTTGTTATCACTAAGCACCAGGTCCAAGCCGATCCCAATTCGAAACCAGCATTTCAAGTTCATTAGAAACACGAGAAAACCATTGAATGTTGCTTCGTATAATCAAAACCAGAATCTGAATGTCAATGGGAGATATTCAAATAGTTATGGTTCTACAAAGCCTAGTTTTCATCGGGAGGATTATTTCACACCCAAGTCAGTGTTTAATCATTATATGGACAAGTATGGAGATAATAACCGCGGCCGTTTAGGACGTGGTAACAACGCCGAGTTTCCAAAAAGACCTCCACCATtgaggagaaagagaacTTGGAAACAGAATTTTcgcaacaaaaaaagtacaaagACGGGAAACGGAGCGCAACAAACCGGTACCGAGTTTCATGGAACAGCTTTTGACTATCGCGGTAATAATGACGGACACTATCATGTTTCGAGTGATTCGCACAACCATTATACTGCCAATAGAAGGAAATCTAGACTGTATTCTACTTCAAAATTGAGAAGGGGGTTGGTCAGTAATGGATTCTCCAATACTGGGTCTCTGTTTAATGGAGGCTACTCGGGTCTACACCACGCGGCAGCATCATCTTTAATGGCAACATCGGGTACAAATGGTTCTGTTATTGGAACTAGTGTTAATTCAAACTTGTCCAACTCTGGTAAGTATATTCCGCCATACCTTCGCTCACCAAACAATGTAGTGACCTCAAGGTCTCCAATTTCTGCATCATTGTCGCTGGGCCTTGAGCACTTGACGCTAGAAAACAACATTAGCAACAATAttaatattaataatattGCTAGTAGTAATAGCAGGGATCATCGCGCTACTGGTTCTATTAGCAATGCTATCAGTAAGAATATTAACAATACTGGCTATGATGAGGTTTTCCATTTGGAAGACGATTTCGACGAAACTTTTGACCAGGATGTTGTTAGTGGCGAGACTTTGATTTCTTCGAGTGGTGAGCTTGACGCACTGTCTAAATTTACAGAGAGTCGTGGCGATTTGTTCCTGACCTCGAATATGGAAGCGAATAAGTCTAGTAGCTCATCGCCTAATCATACTTCTGGAAAAGATACGGATCATTCTGATTCAGGTTTTGGTGGTGGCCCTGGAGGTGGTAAGTACATTCCACCATTTAGACGTGCTTCGGTGTCGCAAGCCAGTTCCAAACCAGCTAACGGTAACGGCGTTTCTAGTAATGCCTCTAACTCTAACACTTTTTACAGTACGACCAATGCTACTGTTAATTCACCACTGCATTATGTCGGTGCGCCTAAAGCGTTCAATCCGGTCTTGTCAAAggagagaaataaaaacgTTGGACTGGTTTCCATTACTTCAGCAAACGCTATTGGTTCAGCCTCGGTGAGTCCTCGAAACTCCATCCCTGCTACGGCATCTGGGACAGCAACAGTTTCCGGTTCCTCTTTGGCATGTTCGTCAGCAAGCAATGGGTTGAAGAAGTTGATGACTGGTTTTAGTCAAGGTCCTGCAACAGCTACTAAGGACGTTCCGTTTATCGGCAAGGATATAATTAGCAATGGAGTCGGAATGGACTCCAATGGATGGTTTCCAATTGAGAGGAAGAATTGGAGTGACTACGACGATTGA